One segment of Rosa chinensis cultivar Old Blush chromosome 6, RchiOBHm-V2, whole genome shotgun sequence DNA contains the following:
- the LOC112174316 gene encoding 2-oxoglutarate-dependent dioxygenase 19, with amino-acid sequence MAAATDPAVTQYSHTALPPILTSVKKLSESSQVTSIPSTYTYPVNPQDKSVLIDYDSKIPIVDFSLLTSGTPEQRSKAISDLGKACEDWGFFLVINHGVPEELMKAVMDGSLRFFYLSEEEKHEYQGKHVLDPIRCGTSFNASVDKVLFWRDFLKVFVYPEFHFPDKPAGFSQLSSEYCKRTREVTRELLKGISLSLGLEADYLDTALNVKSEGLQVFIANLYPPCPQPELALGMPPHSDHGLLTLLIQNGINGLQVQHNGKWVNVNAIPNSFLVNTGDHLEIFSNGKYRSNIHRAALNNKGTRISIAVPTGPSLDVVVTPASKLVENGNHPPAYVGMKYKDYLELQQSSMLDGKAVLDRVRI; translated from the exons ATGGCTGCGGCAACGGATCCAGCAGTTACACAGTACTCACATACTGCTCTACCGCCAATACTGACAAGCGTCAAGAAGCTTTCAGAGTCATCACAAGTCACTTCTATTCCTTCGACTTATACTTACCCCGTTAATCCTCAAGATAAGTCAGTTTTGATAGATTACGATTCAAAAATCCCCATCGTTGACTTCTCTCTTCTCACATCTGGTACTCCGGAGCAGAGGTCCAAAGCCATCAGCGACCTTGGTAAAGCATGCGAGGACTGGGGCTTTTTCCTG GTGATCAATCATGGTGTTCCTGAGGAGCTGATGAAAGCGGTCATGGATGGAAGTTTAAGATTTTTTTATCTGAGTGAGGAGGAGAAGCACGAGTATCAAGGGAAGCATGTATTGGACCCGATAAGGTGTGGCACCAGCTTCAATGCTTCGGTGGATAAAGTCTTGTTTTGGAGAGATTTTCTCAAGGTTTTTGTATACCCTGAGTTTCACTTCCCTGATAAGCCCGCTGGCTTCAG TCAACTTTCATCCGAGTATTGCAAGAGAACAAGAGAAGTTACAAGGGAACTACTAAAAGGAATATCACTGAGCTTAGGATTGGAGGCTGACTACTTAGATACGGCCTTAAATGTGAAATCCGAAGGTTTACAGGTCTTCATTGCAAACTTGTATCCTCCTTGCCCACAGCCAGAGCTTGCACTGGGCATGCCCCCTCATTCTGATCATGGCCTCCTCACCCTCCTCATTCAAAATGGAATTAATGGCCTTCAAGTGCAACACAATGGTAAGTGGGTCAATGTCAACGCCATACCCAACTCCTTTCTTGTTAACACTGGCGATCACCTTGAG ATCTTTAGCAATGGGAAGTACAGGAGCAACATACATCGAGCAGCGCTAAACAACAAAGGTACAAGAATATCTATCGCCGTTCCAACTGGTCCATCTCTAGATGTAGTTGTGACTCCGGCATCAAAGTTGGTAGAAAATGGAAATCATCCACCAGCATATGTTGGGATGAAGTATAAGGATTATCTAGAACTTCAGCAAAGCAGCATGCTTGATGGGAAAGCGGTCTTAGATCGTGTGCgtatttaa